One region of Streptococcus salivarius genomic DNA includes:
- the folK gene encoding 2-amino-4-hydroxy-6-hydroxymethyldihydropteridine diphosphokinase has product MTRVYLSLGSNMGDRQGYLQKAVKALNDLPETEVKAVSSYYETAAWGLTDQADFLNLALALETKLPAETLLRSCQQIEKDLDRVRHEHWGPRTVDIDILLYGQEIWETEHLKVPHPYMSQRAFVLVPLVEIADDLVDPKTGQAYKNYLSQLNTSDVRKLELMD; this is encoded by the coding sequence ATGACAAGAGTTTATTTGAGTTTGGGATCTAATATGGGAGACCGTCAAGGCTATCTTCAAAAAGCTGTGAAGGCCTTGAATGACTTACCTGAGACGGAGGTTAAAGCGGTATCCTCTTATTATGAAACGGCTGCTTGGGGACTGACAGATCAGGCTGATTTTTTGAATCTTGCCTTGGCTTTAGAGACGAAGTTGCCAGCAGAGACCTTACTAAGGTCATGTCAGCAAATTGAAAAAGACCTTGATCGCGTTCGTCATGAACATTGGGGGCCTCGGACGGTAGATATAGATATTCTTCTATATGGGCAGGAAATCTGGGAGACTGAGCACCTTAAAGTGCCTCACCCATATATGAGTCAGAGAGCTTTTGTTCTGGTGCCCTTAGTAGAAATAGCAGATGATTTGGTTGATCCTAAAACTGGCCAAGCCTACAAAAATTATTTGAGTCAATTAAACACTAGTGATGTCCGTAAATTGGAGCTTATGGACTAG